One genomic window of Quercus lobata isolate SW786 chromosome 9, ValleyOak3.0 Primary Assembly, whole genome shotgun sequence includes the following:
- the LOC115961857 gene encoding uncharacterized protein LOC115961857 → MTAVTTSTTQSSLGLSSLIFMMRITNFVKRVSKLWVKSSKRLLLFLLGNHLTMTMTNIFKDAPLTVRKFHSLMEICVSWILSIGFLIWKSILIFGRFVMKKKCGLHLINWTMKQRNGGKTFKLIESGGSWQRMKKVLIDSWFPNNYYDILDYTSVDYKSVYSYENQYVQNMKGQNQNYHSQVHVLNKGKGLRVEKKQPITKEKFEVVKKGQDFQQVDELKLEKKIELIVEDHRNQEIVIIENIVEDPLEVKGEDESITHNPQVSVDLLKTTTQYVDFLGVENFNFIINPFLIDVANKLKVDEKKFYATLYEGFKFQSLIKLLKHLKYLFIWSGRFQISKVNSRMSLFQVEGGYSLLSDPQYNKVLTNALEVATPREETTSTHVSLEAEIDQFHLEEEGEVPKRPVELSDSEADFDRFFATHSPRLIVARVDTSSEDEEEGMDLKQMTSLKGLLPNKNKGSASKEVPKTQVPLNLPLPPLPVTAVGLLPNPDLKKKRKEKYRKWRRGR, encoded by the exons ATGACAGCGGTAACGACGTCAACAACCCAGTCCTCACTAGGGCTGAGTTCCTTAATTTTCATGATGAGAATCACAAATTTTGTGAAAAGAGTCAGCAAATTATGGGTGAAATCAAGCAAAAGATTGCTACTCTTCTTGCTAGGAAATCATCTCACAATGACAATGACCAATATATTCAAAGATGCACCCCTAACTGTAAGAAAATTCCATTCTTTGATGGAGATATGTGTAAGTTGGATTTTATCGATTGGCTTCTTGATTTGGaagagtattttaatttttggaagatttgtgaTGAAGAAAAAGTGCGGCTTGCATCTAATAAATTGGACAATGAAGCAGAGGAATGGTGGGAAGACATTCAAATTGATAGAAAGCGGCGGCTCTTGGCAAAGAATGAAGAAGGTATTAATTGATTCATGGTTTCCAAATAACTATTATGATATACTAGATTATACAAGTGTTGATTATAAATCTGTATATTCATATGAAAATCAATATGTTCAAAACATGAAAGgtcaaaaccaaaattatcaCAGCCAAGTCCATGTGTTAAATAAAGGAAAGGGTTTAAGGGTTGAGAAGAAGCAGCCTATtactaaagaaaaatttgaagtGGTTAAAAAAGGTCAAGACTTTCAACAAGTTGAtgaattgaaacttgaaaagaaGATTGAGTTGATTGTGGAAGATCACAGAAATCAAGAGATAGTAATTATTGAGAATATTGTGGAAGATCCACTTGAGGTCAAAGGTGAGGACGAGTCAATCACCCACAACCCCCAGGTTTCGGTTGATTTATTGAAGACGACTACACaatatgttgattttcttggagtagaaaattttaattttattatcaacccatttttgattgatgttgcaaataaattgaaagtagatgagaagaaattttatgctACACTTTATGAAGGATTTAAGTTTCAGAGCCTAATCAAGTTATTAAAGCATTtgaagtatttgtttatttggagcggaagatttcagatttcaaagGTGAACTCGAGGATgagtttgtttcaagtggaggg TGGGTATTCTTTGCTTAGTGATCCCCAGTACAACAAAGTACTTACCAATGCTTTG GAAGTAGCCACTCCGAGAGAGGAGACAACTTCTACACACGTATCCCTCGAGGCCGAGATCGACCAATTCCACCTTGAGGAGGAAGGTGAAGTGCCAAAAAGGCCGGTAGAGCTCTCGGACTCTGAGGCCGATTTTGATAGATTTTTTGCTACCCATTCTCCAAGGTTAATAGTTGCTCGAGTTGATACTAGctcagaagatgaagaagaaggtaTGGACTTGAAGCAAATGACCAGTTTAAAGGGTTTATTGCCCAACAAGAACAAGGGGTCAGCTTCGAAAGAAGTCCCCAAGACCCAAGTTCCTCTGAATCTCCCCCTTCCTCCTCTCCCTGTGACCGCGGTGGGACTACTCCCTAATCccgatttaaaaaagaaaagaaaagaaaagtacaggAAGTGGAGGAGGGGGAGGTGA
- the LOC115961858 gene encoding receptor-like protein 7 gives MGCLTWQYQVLCLLSFLFLHAPSSFSSSLSSNSQCSALLQFNNSFSIDSSLFPPPNNIYPHLPLCYTSYPKTASWKEDKHCCSWDGVDCDKNTGHVIGLDLSCSWLSGTIHSNSTLFLLRHLRTLSLAGNNFYPSLISSEFGQFKSLTHLNLSYSYFSGQIPSEISQLSSLVSLDLSSTNNMLIETPIWNNLTLLRELHLDYTDMSSIRPKSLMNLSSSLTTLSLHGCNLQGKLKNSILLLPSLQTLDLGSNPNLNVSLPKSNWSSSSLKFLDLSMIRFSGEIPDFIGNLKSLKYLDLSYCNFSGPIPTLLGNLTQITDLILSWNRFIGSIPTSLGNLTQLTLLDLSANKFSGMIPACLGNLTKLTSLFLSSNSFNGLVPSSLLNLPNLSTLYLDYNQLVGPLPNHVSGLNLTHLSLSSNFLNGTLPSWLFNLPSLVHLHISSNQFIGEIGEFKSNSLEELGLGHNKLQGSLPRSISRLVNLTLLSLPSNNLSIMLDFEIFSELKNLQYLDFSNNLVSINNNVAYTLPNLKQINLSSSNISEFPIFLRTATNLQNLDLSNNSIYGQAPRWLGDMGRDSLYFLDLSYNLLQGPFLNLKFLGLLYIFISNNKLSGEIPCLICKISLEVLDLSHNDLSGTVPKCLVHSNVLKVLDLRMNSLHGTIPTTFYKRNDFRTINLNGNQLEGPLPRSLAYCTNLEVLDLGNNKINGVFPYWLGSLQNLRVLVIRSNRFQGHIGNPKTKFPFPNLRIIDISNNQFNGPLPSKYFKHLNAMMSVHKSDVALDYMGEMYYSDSVNVMLKGHDTKLVRILTVFTSIDFSNNRFTGEMPKIIGRLTSLKGLNFSHNNLTGYIPSSFGNLTNLESLDLSFNKLSGEIPNQTHTFRKAVLYIQQ, from the exons ATGGGGTGTTTAACATGGCAGTATCAAGTCTTGTGTCtactttcctttctcttcttgCATGCTCCAtcgtctttttcttcttccttgtctTCAAACTCACAATGTTCTGCTCTACTCCAATTTAATAACTCTTTTTCTATCGATAGTTCCCTTTTTCCTCCTCCTAATAATATTTATCCTCATCTCCCTTTATGTTATACATCTTATCCAAAGACAGCCTCTTGGAAGGAGGATAAGCATTGTTGCAGTTGGGATGGGGTTGACTGTGACAAAAACACAGGCCATGTGATTGGCCTTGACCTAAGTTGTAGTTGGCTCAGTGGCACCATTCATTCCAACAGTACCCTCTTCCTTCTTCGTCATCTCAGGACCTTGAGCCTCGCTGGAAATAACTTCTATCCCTCTCTGATTTCATCTGAGTTTGGCCAGTTTAAGAGTTTGACTCATCTTAACCTTTCTTATTCCTACTTTTCTGGCCAAATCCCATCTGAAATCTCCCAGTTGTCTTCGCTGGTTTCACTCGATCTTTCTTCCACCAATAATATGTTAATTGAAACACCAATATGGAATAACCTGACTCTATTAAGGGAACTTCATCTGGATTACACAGATATGTCCTCAATTAGACCTAAATCTTTGATGAACCTATCTTCCTCTTTGACAACTCTTAGTCTCCATGGTTGTAACTTGCAGGGAAAACTCAAAAATAGCATCCTACTCCTTCCGAGTTTACAAACCCTTGATCTAGGGTCTAATCCGAATCTTAATGTTTCTCTTCCAAAGTCTAATTGGAGTAGTAGTTCCTTGAAATTCTTAGATCTCTCTATGATAAGGTTTTCAGGAGAAATACCTGATTTTATTGGCAATCTAAAGTCCTTGAAGTATTTGGATCTATCTTATTGCAATTTTTCAGGGCCAATTCCAACATTGCTTGGAAACCTCACTCAAATTACTGATCTGATTCTATCATGGAACCGTTTTATTGGGTCAATTCCAACATCACTTGGGAACCTCACACAACTTACTCTTTTGGATCTATCAGCAAATAAGTTTTCTGGAATGATTCCAGCATGTCTTGGGAACCTTACAAAACTTACTTCTTTGTTTCTGTCATCTAATAGTTTCAATG GTTTGGTGCCGTCCTCACTATTGAACTTGCCAAATCTCTCCACATTATACCTTGATTATAATCAACTTGTTGGTCCCCTTCCTAATCACGTAAGTGGTTTGAATCTAACTCATCTCTCTTTAAGTTCAAATTTCCTAAATGGAACATTGCCATCTTGGTTGTTCAATTTGCCATCTTTGGTGCATTTACACATCTCTAGTAATCAATTCATTGGCGAGATTGGTGAATTCAAGTCCAATTCATTGGAGGAGCTTGGCTTGGGCCATAATAAGCTACAAGGCTCCTTACCTAGGTCAATATCTAGACTTGTGAACCTTACTTTACTATCTCTCCCATCAAATAACTTGAGTATTATGTTGGactttgaaatattttcagAGTTAAAAAATCTCCAGTATCTTGATTTTTCAAATAACTTAGTTAGTATCAACAATAATGTCGCCTATACCCTACCCAATCTTAAGCAAATCAACTTGTCTTCTTCCAACATTAGTGAATTCCCAATTTTCTTAAGAACGGCAACAAATTTACAAAACTTAGACCTTTCCAATAACAGTATTTATGGTCAAGCTCCAAGATGGTTGGGGGATATGGGGAGGgattcattatattttcttgatcTTTCTTACAACTTGCTTCAAGGACCATTTCTCAATCTAAAATTTCTTGGGCTGCTATACATCTTTATCTCCAATAACAAATTAAGTGGAGAAATCCCTTGCTTAATTTGCAAAATTTCCCTTGAAGTTCTAGACTTATCTCATAACGACTTAAGTGGAACGGTTCCTAAGTGTTTGGTACACTCTAATGTCCTCAAAGTGTTGGATTTGCGAATGAATAGCCTTCATGGTACCATCCCTACGACATTTTACAAGAGAAATGATTTTAGGACTATTAACCTTAATGGCAATCAATTGGAAGGGCCATTGCCACGATCTTTGGCATATTGTACAAACTTGGAAGTTCTAGATCTTGGAAACAATAAGATAAATGGAGTCTTCCCTTATTGGTTAGGAAGTCTTCAAAACTTGCGGGTTCTTGTCATACGATCAAATAGATTTCAAGGTCATATAGGCAATCCTAAAACCAAATTTCCTTTCCCAAATTTGCGAATCATAGACATCTCTAACAATCAGTTTAATGGTCCTTTGCCAAGTAAATATTTCAAACATTTGAATGCCATGATGAGTGTgcataaaagtgatgttgcaTTGGATTATATGGGAGAGATGTATTATTCGGATTCAGTGAATGTCATGCTTAAAGGGCATGATACTAAGTTGGTGAGAATCCTAACTGTCTTCACAAGcattgatttttcaaacaatagATTTACAGGGGAGATGCCAAAGATAATTGGAAGGCTTACATCACTCAAGGGGCTCAACTTTTCTCACAATAACCTTACAGGTTATATTCCATCATCATTTGGAAATTTGACTAATCTTGAATCATTAGACCTCTCTTTCAATAAGCTCAGTGGGGAGATTCCCAATCA GACACATACCTTCAGGAAAGCAGTTCTATACATTCAACAATGA